The genomic interval tgtaaatattattgatATAGTTTAAAAGGCTAGATCATTCATGTAAATCATGTGTGCATACAGCGGCCACAAAATGTTGAGATCTTTAAATGGCACTTGCTAAGGAAATTtcgttaatttatttttgtggagaaatacaatttttatttgccaaataaaataactattttgataGCTTTCTTGACAGAGAACCAAgtctgaataaatgatgaaacagCGACATCTAGTGGTTGCATGTTATATTATTAAAAGGATTGCACGACTAGCATGATAGAAAGAAATATtctcactaaatgtttttttttttttttttgaatgtatcATTCTACTTCTGACTATCTGACAATTCATTTAGTAAGTATACAACAGATGAAAATACATGTTCAAACCTTTTAATGCCACAGAACATTCAGAATTAATGAACAAGTTTTTAACTAAATACAGCAAGGCACTAGATGTAGTGGTCAATATTATCCTTCTTTTAGACCTTTAATGTCTTGACTGATTGCATCTGATCACTCTCTTAACCTTGATACACATGAAATTCACATTTTACAATCAACAGTATTTTCAGGACGAGCAGATCAGTCCAGTGCCTTTAGTTGACAAGACTTCTGCTGTCGGATTTAATCTTCACTTGTTTTACTTGTGTTTGTAGAATCCCTCGCCAGTTTTCTTGCCAAGTTTGCCCTCTGCTACTAGTTTGTTGAGCAGGGGACTGGGGGCAAACAGGGGGTTATCGGGGTCCTTCTCATGCCAACCTACACAAACCCATAAATAGATATCAACACAATCATAACCTTTACATCAAAACTTGGTATGCTCAGTACAAAACGCTCACCATCAATAATAAACTTGGAAGTGTCCAATCCGACATAGTCCAGGAGCTCAAACGGACCCATAGGGTAACCGGCCCCAAGCTTCATGGCCACATCTATGTCCTCCTTAGAACCGTGACCTGGGAAATATACACAACAAGAGGAAATCCAGAAATCTGAGCCCTAATATGCTTGCGTATCCGTTCATAAAGCTTGACTGTACCTCTCTCGTGTAGTCGAACAGCCTCGAGCATGTAAGGAACCAGCAGACGATTCACTATAAAACCTGGAGTGTCCTGAGAGGAGAGTTAATGAGAGTTGAGAGAATGAGAGGATTTATTCATTCATCGCTCTAACCACAAGTTCAAGCAAAAGTAATAGTGATTTTTGTGTTAGcaatctattctattctattctagcatgttgctaacatgttttagaATATTGCTAGTATGTTTCAAGCCTGTTTAAGGACATTGCATGTTTCTATCACGTTTATGTTGCTAGCTTGCCCTAGGGTAGTTGTTCGGCTTTGCTTTAACAAATTTTTTTAGCACGGTTTAACACATTTCTACCattattaaacatgttttaacaCATTGTTAACATGCTTAAACACAATGCTAACATGTTTTAGAATACTGCTAGCATGTTTCAAGCGTGCCATTGCATGTTTCTATCATGTTTTACTATGTTTGCTAGCTTGCCTTAGTCTAGCTGTTAAGCTTTGCTATGTGATattggatagacagacagacagacagatagagagagatgaTAAAGTCAGCATAATATACAAGATTATAGAGCACATACTTTGCACGAGACTGGATGCTTCCCTAAAGCTTTGCTGAACTCAAGGAGAGCATCAAAAGTCTGTTGGCTTGTTCCTGGAGCTTTAATCACCTGAGGTCAGACAAGATAGACAACGAAACttcatgtttaatatattcatttcaatGTTAGCTGCAATATCTTCAAGAGAAACTGTCATTTGCTGTAAGTGAATCAAACTCAATCCAGACCTCCACCAGTTTCATCATTGGGACGGGGTTAAAAAAATGCAGACCACCAAAGCGATCTAATCTGGCCGTGGAGCTGGCGATGTCGGCGATTGGCAGAGAGGACGTGTTGCTAGCGAAGATAGTGTGTCTGAAGAGAGAGCAAACATCTGACTGATACAATACTAAACCAAGCTTCAGCATTCATACCATTACTTTTGGTGCATAGTACATGTATGTAATTTATGATGCATACATTTACAGCTAATTTAAACAATCAGAATGCTCGATTCTCTGCTTTAAATACTTCAGGATAATGacactgaactgtttaagggactcttgtcaaatgatttcaaatagcTCAATtagtagagcactgcgctatgaagcgcaaggttgggggttcaattccccgggaacacatgatatgtaaaaattgataatctgaatgcactggaagttgctttggataaaagcgtccgctaaatgcataaataaaaattttaatgtatatagctgtgctttttcttttcatataaaatcatttgaa from Carassius auratus strain Wakin chromosome 26, ASM336829v1, whole genome shotgun sequence carries:
- the LOC113044021 gene encoding hydroxyacyl-coenzyme A dehydrogenase, mitochondrial-like produces the protein MAFVTRPFIRSLSSSAALHAAIKHVTVIGGGLMGAGIAQVAASTGHSVVLVDTSEDILKKSAKGIESSLKRVAKKKFAEKPEDGEAFVQKVLKNISTSSDAASVVQGTDLVVEAIVENLKVKQDLFGALDKAAPEHTIFASNTSSLPIADIASSTARLDRFGGLHFFNPVPMMKLVEVIKAPGTSQQTFDALLEFSKALGKHPVSCKDTPGFIVNRLLVPYMLEAVRLHERGHGSKEDIDVAMKLGAGYPMGPFELLDYVGLDTSKFIIDGWHEKDPDNPLFAPSPLLNKLVAEGKLGKKTGEGFYKHK